Proteins encoded in a region of the Vicia villosa cultivar HV-30 ecotype Madison, WI linkage group LG5, Vvil1.0, whole genome shotgun sequence genome:
- the LOC131605715 gene encoding uncharacterized protein LOC131605715 produces the protein MAVSRSSSEFRIVLKILCFRLSNKSLNESRFSFHSFQNVYDLFPNHDIKSIQTMMRTVNTFSASTGLVINPNKCRVYCGGMDRDAKETMSQASGFEEGKLLMKYLGVPITYKRLTINQYMPLIEKIVHRLKHWIVNLLSYSGRIMLVKSVILAIAQYWMQCIPLPQTVIEKIDRLCRTFIWTGNTELSKKSPMAWSNVCRPKS, from the coding sequence ATGGCTGTTTCCCGCAGTTCTTCTGAATTTCGAATAGTTCTCAAGATTCTCTGTTTTCGATTATCTAATAAATCACTTAATGAAAGTAGATTCTCTTTCCATTCATTTCAAAATGTCTATGATCTCTTCCCGAACCATGATataaaatcaatacaaacaatgATGAGAACTGTGAATACTTTCTCTGCTTCAACAGGATTAGTGataaatcctaacaaatgtagAGTTTACTGTGGAGGGATGGACAGAGATGCAAAGGAAACCATGTCTCAAGCTTCTGGCTTTGAAGAGGGTAAGCTCCTTATGAAATACCTAGGAGTGCCAATAACTTATAAGAGACTGACAATTAACCAGTATATGCCACTGATAGAGAAAATTGTTCATAGGCTGAAGCATTGGATTGTGAATCTGCTAAGCTACTCTGGTAGAATTATGTTGGTTAAAAGTGTGATCCTAGCCATTGCCCAATACTGGATGCAATGTATTCCCCTTCCCCAAACTGTTATTGAAAAAATTGACAGGCTTTGTAGAACTTTCATATGGACTGGTAACACAGAATTGAGTAAAAAAAGCCCTATGGCTTGGAGCAATGTGTGTAGGCCAAAAAGTTAA
- the LOC131607745 gene encoding WAT1-related protein At1g68170-like: MGSMWDMVKPALLMVSVQIVFSACNVLYKLAIFDGMSTIVITAYRLAFAAITTIPFALLFERKRPKMTWRVFFLSLLSGLFIGTLFQNLFYGALVLASATLVSAIFNLIPAITFALAVCFGLEKLNWGAPTGKAKVIGTIVGLAGALLLTFYKGVEFDIWPFHINLLEPKDNQIERVTDTTSELLGVLCAVVSCFCFSIWLIIQAKISELYPYPQSSIALMCVIATIQSFILGFIVESDLNQWKLGWDIRLLTVAFSGIGASGIMYLAMAWVVQTKGPLYTSAFNPIMLLIVAIVASMILDEKLNLGSILGGMLIVCGLYAVLWGKGREIQKKNILETFKADGDPEATKPLLSP, from the exons ATGGGAAGCATGTGGGATATGGTTAAGCCAGCTTTGTTAATGGTTTCAGTGCAAATAGTATTTTCAGCTTGCAATGTTCTTTACAAACTTGCCATTTTTGATGGTATGAGTACCATTGTTATTACAGCTTATCGTCTTGCCTTTGCTGCGATTACCACTATTCCTTTTGCTCTTCTTTTTGAAAG GAAGAGGCCAAAGATGACATGGAGGGTGTTTTTCCTTTCACTTCTAAGTGGCTTATTTAT TGGAACATTATTTCAAAATCTATTCTATGGAGCACTGGTTTTGGCATCAGCAACTCTTGTATCAGCAATTTTCAACCTTATTCCCGCCATCACCTTTGCCTTGGCTGTATGCTTCGG TTTGGAGAAATTAAATTGGGGAGCACCAACAGGAAAGGCAAAGGTTATAGGAACTATAGTTGGGCTTGCTGGGGCTTTACTTCTTACATTTTACAAAGGAGTTGAATTTGATATTTGGCCTTTTCATATCAATCTTTTGGAGCCAAAAGACAACCAAATAGAACGTGTCACTGATACTACCTCTgaattgttaggtgttttatgtGCTGTAGTTAGTTGCTTTTGTTTCTCTATCTGGCTCATCATCCAG GCTAAGATCAGTGAACTATATCCATACCCTCAATCAAGCATAGCTTTGATGTGTGTAATAGCAACAATACAAAGTTTTATTTTAGGTTTCATAGTTGAGAGTGATTTGAATCAATGGAAGCTTGGTTGGGATATCAGGCTTCTCACCGTAGCCTTTTCG GGAATTGGAGCTTCTGGAATAATGTATCTTGCCATGGCATGGGTTGTACAGACGAAAGGCCCTCTATATACGTCTGCTTTCAACCCTATAATGCTTTTGATTGTGGCTATCGTTGCATCTATGATTTTGGATGAGAAGTTAAACTTAGGAAG TATACTTGGAGGAATGTTGATTGTGTGTGGCTTATACGCGGTGTTATGGGGAAAAGGTAGAGAAATACAAAAGAAGAATATACTAGAGACCTTCAAAGCTGATGGCGATCCGGAAGCAACAAAACCATTGTTGAGTCCATGA
- the LOC131605716 gene encoding uncharacterized protein LOC131605716: protein MQDSSGELISSEDSIWLRDLCKINLLDDHVEYGFTECFKSSCMNGKDTLFWHTLWVGDKPLRFSFPDLYDLSSKKYCSVAEILIWVDGRHLWDVQALFSRGDGSDSALGAAAALLPSWHRFRELVEGHIPSDVASDTYGWFFISDKDFIVAGISWIINNSKSLAWDLHVIRSLKVMWSIPLPPKIKMFSWRFFVERLPSKDLLLLRGVTNLSNPDCEFCGVHVETSFHLFFHCHRAKEIWKHMYAWLGIPEAITIEEFLDFGVLQEKVKNINRKAKINVVWLSTIWCLWIMRNAIIFDGSVFCFDVVCSNIIFLSWRWLASGYSKSKSNYYDWFKLPLSDAIIL from the coding sequence ATGCAAGATTCTAGCGGTGAATTGATTAGTAGCGAAGATTCGATTTGGTTGAGGGATTTGTGCAAGATTAATTTACTAGATGATCACGTGGAGTATGGTTTTACCGAGTGTTTCAAAAGTAGTTGCATGAATGGGAAGGATACTCTTTTTTGGCATACCTTGTGGGTGGGAGACAAACCCCTTCGCTTTTCTTTCCCGGATTTGTATGATTTATCTTCTAAGAAATATTGTTCGGTAGCGGAGATATTGATTTGGGTTGACGGAAGACATTTGTGGGATGTTCAAGCTTTATTTTCCCGGGGAGATGGTAGTGATTCGGCTTTGGGGGCAGCAGCGGCTTTATTGCCGAGTTGGCACCGGTTTCGTGAGCTAGTGGAGGGTCACATTCCGAGTGATGTCGCGAGTGATACGTACGGTTGGTTCTTTATTTCGGATAAGGATTTTATAGTAGCGGGCATTTCGTGGATAATAAATAACTCTAAATCCTTAGCTTGGGATCTTCATGTGATTCGTTCTTTGAAAGTTATGTGGAGCATTCCATTACCGCCAAAGATAAAGatgttttcttggagatttttcgtCGAGCGCCTTCCGTCAAAAGATCTTTTATTGTTAAGAGGAGTCACTAATTTGTCTAATccggattgtgagttttgtggtGTTCATGTTGAAACTTCTTTTCATCTCTTTTTTCATTGTCATAGGGCGAAAGAGATTTGGAAACATATGTACGCTTGGCTTGGCATACCGGAGGCGATCACCATAGAGGAGTTTCTTGATTTTGGGGTTTTACAAGAAAAGGTGAAGAACattaatagaaaggctaagaTCAATGTGGTGTGGTTATCTACGATTTGGTGTCTTTGGATCATGCGGAATGCTATTATCTTTGACGGGAGTGTTTTTTGTTTTGATGTCGTTTGttctaatattattttcctttcttggagatggttagCTAGCGGATATTCTAAGTCTAAATCCAATTACTACGAttggtttaaacttcctttatccgaTGCAATCATTCTCTAG